The DNA region ATCTCTCTCAATACAACAAGAAATAAAATGCAAAAACACCTGACGCCATTCCTCCCATGCGACAAACATTATGTGCTCACCCAGCTATCCATCCGCGAAATATTCCCCGTCTCAGGCTTGCCATTCAGCTTTTCCTCTGGTTTTGAATGATTCTCTCCGCCTCTTGACGCAGTCGTCCGACGCCAAAGATCTCTTTCGCAATTGATGATGGGCGGCAACTCCAAATTCAACGACATCTTCGACCGAGACGTCTTCAATTCCACATCCGCCCCAGCCCCAGAATCAATCTCCATCGGCGCCGCCATCCCCGACACAGCCGTGTTCTTCGAAGACTTTTTCGCCAGCCCTTTCACCGTCTTCTCAAACATACTATCCATGCTCTCCATCCGCCGGCCCCAAAGCTTCTTCTCCCGCCCTGCCGAACCAAGCTGGTTATCCTGAAACGCGGCACGAGCCAGTTTCCGTAAAGCCTCCTCTCCATGTCTCCCATCCTCTGTCGCGCGCTCGCGGATTTTCCTCGGGTCTGATTCTCGTTCCGTAAACACAGGCGTGTGCCGATATGTATGTTTGCTGGGGAATTCGGGGAAATGTTTCGGGATATGCGCGCTCCTGGCACGGTCGTCTTCGCCGCTGAGCTGCGGACCGAGGAAGGATATAGCTTTGAAAGCATCTTCTTCTGGCTGGGGGCTCGATAAGAGTGTCGGGGTCGGTTTAACGGTGGGGTATTTGAGGTAGGGAAGGAGGTCGCCGGGAGATAGATGGTTTCGTGTCAAGGCGTGTTCAAAATCCTGCGGAATAGGCTGTATGCGTCGACTACTAAGCATCGACTGCTGCACGTAGGAAACAAAAGTCACGAGATCTGCCACAATAAACCAAGTCAATCCAAATGTCCAAAAGCAGTTCAACATCCCTGTAGAAGCGTACACTCCTCAGCCGCACTGCGAAACGCATCCAACGCAACCGGCTCCGCCAAATCAAACCCGCTCTCCGTCAACGACATCCCAATCGCCCGATTCATCAAATGATCCACGGCAGCATTATCAGCGATAGCAGGCTCCGCGAGCGCCGGCGTAACGGGACTCGTTAGCTGGTGCCGATGGTGGTATGGGCGCTTTAAGCGTTTGGAATCGGGGCCTTCGGTTGGTCGCTCTGTTTGCGACGAGGACGATCGTTTGATGGCAGGTTGCGAATCGAGCATTCCGATTCTTCAGGGGGGTAGAGATTAGGTGAAGATGAAGCTGTTCGTTGTATGTAAGTAGGAGGGAGTGAGAGTCGGAGCCTCAAAACGCGGTTTGGTCACGTGTTGATGCCTGAGGCGCAATACATACTCCACAACTGACAGGAAAGATCCAAGGTAAAAGAATATAATAAATCCAAGAAGAAATATAGTATGTAAAGCAATGTAAATATCATATGGTATTAGTCTAGTATATGTTTCCCTCTGTCCCTCTGTAGAACAGCCCAACCACAAGCGCTGCTTACTGTACACCCGGAACGGAAACCAACCTCAACTTTCCATCATCGCTCGATTCTCCCGCCCGCCTGCCTTTTCCACTCCCTCCCACGCCCCGAACCACGCCGTTCGCCCGCTTCTCTCCGTCTCGAGTCGATTGCTCCCCTCCATTTTTCGCAATGGCCTCCGCTATTCCTCCCATCACCGGCGTATGTTTTCCTTTCCTCGCAGCCCACCGACCCGAGGGTGATCAGCCCACGGGTTTTGCTCTGACATGGACATGGAACTGTCAGTGTCTATTTCAGCTTCAATGGCTAACTCATTTCTGATAGATGCTCCGCCGGGGTCTCGTCCTTGACCTGAGCACCGCTTTCGGTGAGTTCACCTTTTGATTCGAGATGTCGCATCGCACACACGAACCGGGGACGCGGATGTCTGGGATTCTACACAAGACGAAATACACAAACACCACGATTAGGTTCACACAGGCTGGGAAGCGATTAGTGGCTAACTCTGCCAGGTTTCGGTACCACCTTCGGTTACCTCTGGTGGTACGGTACGTACATCAATCTCCTCAATGCGAAGCAGGACCGGAACACCTTCTAACAAAAAGCAGGCTACCACCTCGACCGCGTCCGCGAGCGTGACACCTACTACGCCAAGCTCGAGCAGGAGCGTGCTGCTCAGAAATAAATTCGCTCTTAGTCAAACCGTTCATGGCAATGTTGGTGGACCAAGCGTTTGTCGATACTATCGATAGCATGGAATGAAGTCGTTATGTTCTGATCCACGGTCGACTATATGTATATATGTACCTCTAAATCAAGATTGCGCTTGCATCCTTGACTACTACGAGGGGCCATTCAGACGCAGGACTACTGTGGCAGCCAGTGATTGTAGCTCGTAAGGATCTATCCAGTCGCTAATTATCATATACACGTGCGTATCAATCGTAAGACCTCTATATCCGGCATCTACCGCAGCACACGCTCAAAGTCATTCCCCTTCACCGAACCACCAGCCATCGAGCTCCGCACATGCCGCTTAAACGCCTCACGGTTCGTACGCAAATCCTCCGCAGCCTCTTTATTCAATGGATCAGACGCATTCGGCTCGAGGAACAGGAACTGCCCACATTAGCACCGCCTCCAAAAATCCCCCAAACCCAAAGAAACCAACCTGCATGCCCACAATAACCGCATTCAAATTCAACACGGGCTTCCAATCCTCCCTGAGAATATTCAAACAAACATTCCCCTCGAGATCGATATTCGGATGATAAATTTTCTGCGTACACTTGACCTTCGGCGGATCATGCGGGAAGTTCTGATTAACCGCGAAGGTGAAGTGGAAGACGCCGCCTTTGTACATTCCCTCGTCGGGCTCGATGGTAAGTGTGAAGTTGAGAATATCGTCGGGGTTGGGAAAGGACATTTTCATGGTGCTGCCAAGGGTGAGTTCTTGGAGGTCTGCTCATCGCCATCATTGTTAGCGCTCTTGCGCTTTTCTCTTTGGTTGGAGAGGTTGATTTGGGAGGATGGAGGGGAGGTACCTCGCTGGACACGCAGCTGCGCGGAGGtgaccttcttcttcttctttccggCTGCGGCGTCTGCATTTTCagcttgctgctgttgttgtttctGTGCTCTGTCAGTTATCGTAGCGGACCGTGGCGGTTTGACGTGGGAGGCAGACCATCGACCAGATCTTCAACATATTGAATCACACCTCCCCCGAAGACGTAGACGGTTTTCGGTAATTCGCGAGAAGACGATATCTGGGGTATCGTAGTATAGTATAATGTCGAGGAAAGTCGAGTACCGCGTTGGAGGACGGAGGTAGGAGCGTGTTGGAGAGTCTGGCGGGGTTGTCGCAAGTGGGCAAACAATTCTCAGCGACGAGTTGTCAGAACAAAGGTCTCTCTGCGCCCAATAAATACAACACTATAAGGCAGAGACCCGGAAAATGCAAAGGAGTTAAAATATGTCAGCAAGTCTGGCAGCCAAAGGCGGAAAAGCCTGACGCCATCGCCACCCCTACACATTCGAGTCATATAGTGAAGCATAATGCATCCATTGCTCTAACCGCTAAAAAAACAAACATCAAATGCTTTCACCGTGGTCCCTGCAAGAAATGAAAACAATCCAACTTCAATCAACGAAAAGCACACTCAGAAGACAAAAAAATGTAGGTAATAAGGTGTAGCAGTCGACAATCAGTGAATGAGCATCGTATGTAAAGTACAAAAATCGCGACAAAAATAAAACCAAGAATGACTCCTCGAGACAAGAGTCGGTCTGATCTTCTTTCGTTCCTTTCTCCATACACATCTACCGTCTGGCAAAACAGCACATGATACCCGTTTTACCCAAGAACCAGCAGGCTCCGATGAAACGGACAAGGGCGACAGCCGCGTTCGACCACAGCAAGGCTTGGAAGAAACGTTGGGTCCGATCGGTAGCAGTGTTCTATATTCATTAGTTTTTTTGTcacaaaagaagaagaataggAGCTTACCGTAAAACCAAACTTGTCAACACCGTCACTGGTGATGCAAACCGCCATGAGCGCGTTACTGAAAATCCAAAAGGTCACCAGCCGTGTACGGAAGCTCTTGTACGAGTCATCCAAGCTCTTCTCTTCGTGCTCGACCGGCGCAACGTAAGGAGTCAGCGCGCGCTTCACCGTGGCTTCAAACTGACTATCGATATCGGCCTGGGGCTTATCGATTTCCTCAATCACTGCATCCTTACCACCATCCTTGGTGGTCGTGACGGACGGCAGGGCATCGGCCTTGTCGGAACCCTTGGTACCCCACGAGACGTCGTGCCAGTTGCTGAAGGCATACACGTTGAGAATGTTGATATAGGAGGACTGTACACCCATGTAGGCCGGGAACGAAGTGAACATGTGCCACGGGTCCAGGTACATGAACGACGCAACAAAGTAAAGACCAAAGGTGGCGGCAagggcgatgatgatgataccaGCACCGCTCGAGGAGAAGAACGATTTCAGGAACCCGCCCAAACCGTTCGAAGTATCGAAGTCCATCGCATCCTGACCACTAAAGGCATGAATCACCAGATACAAGGCATCAATAACCACGTAGATCTGGATGACACCGAAGACAATGAAGGAAGCCAGGTAAGAGTACTTGGATCCCTTGGGACGGTTACCCAGGGCGAGGATGAATTGCAACAGCAGGAAACCAAGGTAGGCGTATTTGACGATTGTGTTGACAATGGGAGTCGCGGTGGCACCAAAGGGGAAACCCTTATGGCCGTTGCTATCGCTCGGGGTACCGACCAAGTCCATAATGACCGTCGTAGTGAGCCAGTACGATGCAAGAGAGAACCAAGTCAAAAAGGTGTTGAACATGTTATACAACATTTGAATGTGCAAGAAGAACATGCGGACGATGTTATGCCCACTCTTGTACATCCGGCCGAAGTGCATGAGTGAATAGATACCGGCCGCGAAcgaaccgttcaaccaacgaCGACGCTGGGAGATGAATTCCGCAGCACCCTCGGGCACGTCAGTCTCACCCTTGGAGGCCTTGACGTACGACAGATGCCACTTGGAACCGGCCTTGGCGACCAATTCGAAACAGAGAATACGGTCTTCGGCCAAGAACATGTTCTTCTTGAAAATGTTCATGCCTTCGATACCCTTCTTACCCAGCTGCTTGGAAAGAGTGTGATCACCGTGGAAATATTGCTCCAGAGGACGACCCATGATGGCCCGGAAACGGTAGGCAGAGAAGGCACCGGGCAAGACACTGACATAACCGAATGAACTCTCGAGAGGTTTGTCAAGAATGTTACTGATCTTGTACTCAAAGTTCTGGGCGGCGACCAAGGGGTTGATCAAGTTCTTCCAACCCTTACCCAACATGGCGTGGATTTCACCACATGCACCTCCCAGGTCCTTGTCGTTATAGAAGGCCTCCCagagggcgaggagggaCTTGTGGCCGGGCTTGGTACCAGCATCCAGCAGAATGACGACCTCGGGGTTCAAAATGCGACCAAAAGCGTTGAACAGCCATCTGTGCGAGTTGATCTTCTTGCTGTTCTTCTGCTTCAAGCAGAACATCATCTGCACGGGCGGGAGGGTACTCGGGCCGTCGTCGGTAGGCCGAATCAGCTGTTGATTGGGAGTCACCGACAATTGAGTCGTGTATTCAAACTAAAACAGTCAGCGTCTGAATTGAGTTCAGCGGGGAACGAGGAAAAACATACGATATGCGCCTCGGTCTGCTTTCCATCGACGTCACGCTTCATGACACCATCCTGGTAGATACCAACGGTGGCCAGCACATCCAGCGTATCCTTGTCGCAGGGATCGATACCGTCAAAGACCAAGCAGACGACAATCTTCTGCCAGGCAGGACCACCTTTGTTCCAGAACTCGGACTTTTTAATGTTGACAATCTCACGAATGTTCTGCATGACACCGTGGAGAGTACGGGCGGTGAGGGTCTTGTCTTCGTTGTAGTAGGTGATGGCGATGAGCAACTCGGTGTGACGGTTGTACATGGCGGGACGGAGATTGTAGCCATTGTGCAGGGTGAACTCGTTGGGGTCACAGGTGGCCGCGGTGTCTATCAATCACATTAGTCTTGTTCCAAGTGTTTGTTGGGAGATGCCAAAACGCACATCGCATGTGGGTGAATTCCTCGCTGCCACCTTCGAGGTCATTGCGGTACTTGGCCTGGATGGCATTTTGGATAGCACTGGGGGCGGGGTAGTCAACACTCAGGACGGAACCCTGGACCAGCTTGACCTTTCTGGTCGCATAACGTCTCagaccgccgccgccgccggagCCTCCGGGGGCCTGTCGTTGGCGCCATGCCTCAGTGGAGGAAGTCTCGCTGCGAGCGTACGGGGAAGCCACACGACCGGGCACGCCAAAAGCAGCGGCGGGATTGTCCGCGGATTGGCCCGAATAGACGGAGCCAGCACTGTAGGGATCGTGGTAGGAGGCCTCGGGGGCGTAGGTTTCGGTCAGACTGTAACCTGAAGCAGGGCGCGCGGGAGACAAGCTGCGTTGGTGGGCGTCATCGAACGGACCTTGGCTGGTGAGCAAGCCATGGgccgcttcttcttcgtgtTCGTGACCATACTGTGTCCATTAGTAACTCTCATCAAATGGACCCAGAGAGATTGGAACTCACGTCGGTGGAGGGAATGTCCTGAAGGCGATGACCGGCATCATCGTAGTTGATGGGTGACTGCGCACCCGAGCCGTGATAGGCCATGGCGTAAGGGGGATTGCAGGAGATTAATTAAGCGTAAGACACACAAAACAAAATGCAGAGAGCAGTAAAAATTCTTTTCTTATCTCTTTAGCGGTGGAAAAGTGGCCACCGAAGCAAGAACGAAGCGGAAAGGGGagtgaaagaaagaaagatatGAGGGGGGGTATCCGAAAATCAGAGCAACCGCGtccgagaaaaagaaaacgcaGCAAAGGCGGGTATCAAGCAAACAGAGAGAAGATGCAGGAAGATGCAGAGACGCGATGCAAAGATGCGATACAGCAGTCGATATGCTGCTATCAATCTCTAAGAGGCAAATGTACTCCGATAGAGCCGTGGATCTTTTGCGGAAGGAACGAAAAGTCGATCCGAAGAGAAGCCGCCAGGGCTGAGCCTGAGAGAGTGAGAGGGAGAGTAACTAGTTAAGAGAAAACTCCTAGCGAtgggagaagagaaaagaagatgaaaagaagaaaagaagatgagCGATGGAAGATGAATGGAAGGAGGAGCGAAACTTTTTTTAGGCCAGTTTGCTTTTAGTTAGTCTCTGTTTAGGAGAggcgcctttttttttttgacggCGTTGGCGCCAGTAGTGGAGCGCGTTAAGCCGttctttttttattattCTCTACAAATCATTGGATTATCTAGAGTATCTTTACAGAAACCAGTATTGAGAGATACATCACTCGGAGGTTCTACTTCTCTGtatctgtacggagtatctGTATCTGTATGCTTGTACATCAAGTACTGTACAAACTGGGTCGGGGGATTTTCCGGGTTCTCTTTTTTCCGTAGTATACAAGTACTTATACTTGCCACTATAGTCGTTTACAGATGTGTATGATACTGCAGTATTTTTCTCGTTGCTTCCAGTTCAATTCAGTTCTCAGTTCAGCTCTCAACTCAGTTCTGTGCTGTCAACTGACTCAATCAGGGTCTGTGGCTGGAAAATGGctcccatctgaaacatGCGGTGCGGTGTCGGGGGCGGTATTTATTGCCTctcatacagagtactcctcAGATAGAATCACCATGACAGCTGTACAAGTAGATCTATAACTCCATCCGACTGTGTTATTCTAGACAGGAAAAGCAACATGATTATCCCACAGTAGAGAATCACGCTGGCTGAGGCAATTGGTGGTTACCGTATTACAGATAAAATACCATCAGGGTTCATTCAGGGGTATGTTGATCCCAAAAAGGACAAGACCCAGTTAAATATAGCCTTGTGGAACCAGTTCCAGACCGCCCACCGACTGTTGGCCAATAGCCACCTCCCTCCGACGAGCCAAGGCAAATCTTTAATCCAACCCGCAGCCAATTAGGGAGCGGTATGGCAGTGATGTTTCACTTTTACGCTGGCAGAAACCCACCGCTTTCTCAATTTCGCGACTGGTACGGAAGTTACCGCTGGAGCCAGGGTGCTATTCTTAGCTTGTCACCCTGAAGAAGAATGTGAGAACACGGAGCTTCCTGATGGGGAAATAGCCGTTGAACAACTAAGACAAGTTTGATACTGGGCGATCATGATAGACTCTATAGGGACTGGCAGTGCAGTTCTGTGGATTCTGCGTTCTGTATGTACTTGTAGGTGTACGGAAACTCCGACTCGTATgcatgtacaagtacatattTTGAGAATATGTATCCGCCTGTTGGTTACAAGTACCCATATTGAACACAACTGCATAGAACTGTACTTGGACAGACACAGTGCAACGATAATCCTGATTAACATGGGATCCGACTATCACAGTCTATTGACATAGCCGTCGATATATTGCACCGTACCCACTTGCCTACTAAAGAGTAATTATCTGATCTCTCCGTACCCCGTACCCCGTTATAAGCGTCTCCAGTTTGTATGGAGTGGAATATATAGAGCCCAGTCACGCATCTACTCTGGAGTACATGCGCTTCTACAGTACTCTACGGAGGACGGAGTACCTGTACCTGGCCTTGCACGCACTGCAGGATTCTACCATAATCCGCACAGACTCGTATTCATCTCTTGTGTTGATCTGATTGGCGCCAATGAAGTGTAATCTCCGATGTGGTCCAGACCCAAAATGTTTCCTCCACGCACTGGAGTCACTGACTGTACTTCGCTGTACTCTGAACAGTCCTATGCAGACAATTGTAGAGACATTGTCTACAGAGTAGTTATTATAGAGTCTTAGATTCAGAAGTCTATCATGTATTCAGGTAGTTTTCAGCGTAGCAGCAGTGCTGTGCTACTATAGAGGCATCACCTGACCCGTGGCATTAATGTCCGCACAGCCCAAACTCCTCACATTCTCCCGCTTTGTCTCGTCTCATCTCCTCTCATCTCCTCTcatctcctctctctctccctccctcttcctcttttctcttctctctctattctttcttctctactctgtataccttcttctcctctatCATTTTGTtatctctcttcctcttccttacTCTCGTTCCAACGTCTGACGGGCTAAGGAGTTCACCCTGATTGACGCGTGGCTCTCGACCGTCAACCCACTCTCTCCTCGCTCCTCCACCAACCATCTCGGCCACTTCCGTTTCCTCTGGTCGAGACCACCCGCATAGACAATAGAGgatcctcgtcgtcgtcgcccatcttctcttctctccccGCCGCCACAGTCattgtcttcctcatccttcgCTCCTTGCTCGACAATTCCCTTGGACTATGACCGTCGCTGCCTTATCCCACTCCAACTACGTCGTCTCGTTCGCCTAAGAAGTCCTTGCTTCTCGCCTTTGATGATCTAGCGCCCCGACTTGACGTCTGTTGCGCCCATTACACTCTTTTAATCTACGCTACATCCACTGTTTACATTCGTTACGCCGTTGACCGGCCGCCGCTCGCTATCGTTACGACTTTTCTTCCATCGGTTACTTTCCTGTTTCCATCATGTCTTTTGATTCCTCCCCTAACGGTATGCTATCACCACCAACTAGTAAGAACTCATCTAATTAGCAAAATAGTCTTTTCTGCACGAGATATCTTCAAACGCTGCGTCAAATGTGAGAGCGCAGCCCCGTCATGTCCCGCCTGCGATGAAGGCTACACATGCACCATGATCAGTCAGTCCTGCGACCAATGCGCCACTACAAAATGCATCCGAACATCCTCCAGCAGCTCGTCCTCGTCCGGCAACAGTGGTTCGTCAGGCGGTAGCAATGCCGGCGCTATCGCCGGTGGTGTTATCGGTGGTCTTGCTTTTGTTACAATCGTCGTCGGCTTGGTCTGGTGGTTCTACAtgcgcaagaagaagaacagcaaCGAGTACAGCTTGGGTGGAACCAGCACACAGGAGAAACGCGGTGCCAACGCCCAAGGATCCAGGAAATCCACCGGCTCCATTGCTTCCACCGTCCTGACTCGCGCTTCGAATGTCATTCAGATTGCCTACATCCCTGGTGTGACCAACCGCTCCCCACCAGACACGCCCTCGCTCGTGCCACCCGTTCCTCCGCTCCCCGGTGCGGCTCCCGATCAACACTTTTTCATGCCAGGTGATTTGCGCGACTCGTCGTTCACTGAAATGTCCAATGATCGTCGCAGTGGTGCGCCGAGTGTCTCTCCTAGCTTGCGCagcagtgtggctaccaCCATCTACCGCAACAACGCCATCGTCAGCCCGATGCCCGCCCAGCAAGCCATGCTCACCCGTGCCGCCGTCGTCAGCATTCATGGAAACCAGCCTACGCAGACGGCTGCCATCACTCCCCCTGATGCGCCAGCGGTGCCTGCCATTACGCCGGCACAGCTTGCCAAGGCAGGTGTTACCGATGCAAACAACAACggcgacaacaacaacaacagttCCATTGTGGCACGGCCAATGATGGCTAAGCCTGTTATGGTGAAGACCGTGGgtggaaagaagaacaacaacGCTACTCCAGCGGTCCAGACCATCGAGGAGCAATCTGAAGCCAGCTCGAGTGCGCCAGTTTCTCGCTCCGCCAGCACCAAGAAACAAGCCGATCCTGCCGCTTCGGGCTTTGACGACAGCTctgacgaggaagacgaacCTTCTGGCAAGACTGCCAAGGCCAAATCCACTGAGAAACCACCAACGGTGGCTGAAGCTCCGGAAGAGCAAGGTCCATTTACGGACCGTGCGTCGACTCACCTGGAGACCAACGATGGGCCCGGATCGaaccgcagcagcagaacaCCACCTGCACGAGTTGAAAGTCCATTTTCCGACGCAAATGAAGTGCGATGAGTCGGACTGTATCGTTGATTGAtgcttgtttctttttctatcttctctctttttcttcctgcATATACCCTGATTTTGATCTTCGTACACGTGTTTGTCTCTACTGGAACGATGGATGgcgcaaaaaagaaagcctTGAAGCTTCTCTTCTTACCTGATTTATATTGATCTCTTTCTGATTTACGACccccttttctctctttttatcccccgtcttcttttttctactTCCAATGCCACCACCGTCTTTGAGGATTAAAGATCGTTCCAGTATAGCGTTGTCCATGTGATCGTGATCGTGTTGAATTGAACATATAGTGAATGGAGGTTCCTGTCTTTCCTTACCGCAATTAGATCGCAGCATATATATTTGGGTATCTATCTACTAGCCATAGCAACTATATAAAGCAGGGACAAGGACCAGGTCAAGAAGCCTAAACCCCCTCACACCCCAACCCTACCGCAACCTTCCTCCCCAACGCCCTCTTAAGAAACGCCTCTCTCGCCAAACCCCTCGTATGTCGCGACCACGTCTCCACCCCGATCACACCCTTAACAAGCGCAACCTGCAGCGCGTAGATAGCCTGCTGGATGCCCGCTTCCTCGGCCACGAGGTCGTAGAGTTGTTTCCCGACGACGGTGGGGGCGACGAGGATTTCGTCGATGGAGGGGAGACCCTGCACTGACGTTGGCGTTGAAGTTGTTGTGTCTGTGCTGGAGGTCGGGAGTGgggatgc from Aspergillus chevalieri M1 DNA, chromosome 2, nearly complete sequence includes:
- the UBC12 gene encoding NEDD8-conjugating protein UBC12 (BUSCO:EOG09265FCK;~COG:O;~EggNog:ENOG410PN5Z;~InterPro:IPR016135,IPR023313,IPR000608;~PFAM:PF00179), encoding MLKIWSMKQQQQQAENADAAAGKKKKKVTSAQLRVQRDLQELTLGSTMKMSFPNPDDILNFTLTIEPDEGMYKGGVFHFTFAVNQNFPHDPPKVKCTQKIYHPNIDLEGNVCLNILREDWKPVLNLNAVIVGMQFLFLEPNASDPLNKEAAEDLRTNREAFKRHVRSSMAGGSVKGNDFERVLR
- a CDS encoding uncharacterized protein (COG:S;~EggNog:ENOG410PQEU;~InterPro:IPR019473,IPR037818;~PFAM:PF10406;~TransMembrane:1 (o6-25i);~go_component: GO:0005669 - transcription factor TFIID complex [Evidence IEA]), producing the protein MLNCFWTFGLTWFIVADLVTFVSYVQQSMLSSRRIQPIPQDFEHALTRNHLSPGDLLPYLKYPTVKPTPTLLSSPQPEEDAFKAISFLGPQLSGEDDRARSAHIPKHFPEFPSKHTYRHTPVFTERESDPRKIRERATEDGRHGEEALRKLARAAFQDNQLGSAGREKKLWGRRMESMDSMFEKTVKGLAKKSSKNTAVSGMAAPMEIDSGAGADVELKTSRSKMSLNLELPPIINCERDLWRRTTASRGGENHSKPEEKLNGKPETGNISRMDSWVST
- the chsG gene encoding chitin synthase class III (CAZy:GT2_Chitin_synth;~COG:M;~EggNog:ENOG410PFUV;~InterPro:IPR029044,IPR004835,IPR004834,IPR013616;~PFAM:PF01644,PF08407,PF13632;~TransMembrane:7 (o538-557i578-602o622-643i655-681o701-724i838-858o878-898i);~go_function: GO:0004100 - chitin synthase activity [Evidence IEA];~go_function: GO:0016758 - transferase activity, transferring hexosyl groups [Evidence IEA];~go_process: GO:0006031 - chitin biosynthetic process [Evidence IEA]); its protein translation is MAYHGSGAQSPINYDDAGHRLQDIPSTDYGHEHEEEAAHGLLTSQGPFDDAHQRSLSPARPASGYSLTETYAPEASYHDPYSAGSVYSGQSADNPAAAFGVPGRVASPYARSETSSTEAWRQRQAPGGSGGGGGLRRYATRKVKLVQGSVLSVDYPAPSAIQNAIQAKYRNDLEGGSEEFTHMRYTAATCDPNEFTLHNGYNLRPAMYNRHTELLIAITYYNEDKTLTARTLHGVMQNIREIVNIKKSEFWNKGGPAWQKIVVCLVFDGIDPCDKDTLDVLATVGIYQDGVMKRDVDGKQTEAHIFEYTTQLSVTPNQQLIRPTDDGPSTLPPVQMMFCLKQKNSKKINSHRWLFNAFGRILNPEVVILLDAGTKPGHKSLLALWEAFYNDKDLGGACGEIHAMLGKGWKNLINPLVAAQNFEYKISNILDKPLESSFGYVSVLPGAFSAYRFRAIMGRPLEQYFHGDHTLSKQLGKKGIEGMNIFKKNMFLAEDRILCFELVAKAGSKWHLSYVKASKGETDVPEGAAEFISQRRRWLNGSFAAGIYSLMHFGRMYKSGHNIVRMFFLHIQMLYNMFNTFLTWFSLASYWLTTTVIMDLVGTPSDSNGHKGFPFGATATPIVNTIVKYAYLGFLLLQFILALGNRPKGSKYSYLASFIVFGVIQIYVVIDALYLVIHAFSGQDAMDFDTSNGLGGFLKSFFSSSGAGIIIIALAATFGLYFVASFMYLDPWHMFTSFPAYMGVQSSYINILNVYAFSNWHDVSWGTKGSDKADALPSVTTTKDGGKDAVIEEIDKPQADIDSQFEATVKRALTPYVAPVEHEEKSLDDSYKSFRTRLVTFWIFSNALMAVCITSDGVDKFGFTNTATDRTQRFFQALLWSNAAVALVRFIGACWFLGKTGIMCCFARR
- a CDS encoding uncharacterized protein (COG:S;~EggNog:ENOG410PPS0;~InterPro:IPR018571;~PFAM:PF09463;~TransMembrane:1 (o77-100i)) is translated as MSFDSSPNVFSARDIFKRCVKCESAAPSCPACDEGYTCTMISQSCDQCATTKCIRTSSSSSSSSGNSGSSGGSNAGAIAGGVIGGLAFVTIVVGLVWWFYMRKKKNSNEYSLGGTSTQEKRGANAQGSRKSTGSIASTVLTRASNVIQIAYIPGVTNRSPPDTPSLVPPVPPLPGAAPDQHFFMPGDLRDSSFTEMSNDRRSGAPSVSPSLRSSVATTIYRNNAIVSPMPAQQAMLTRAAVVSIHGNQPTQTAAITPPDAPAVPAITPAQLAKAGVTDANNNGDNNNNSSIVARPMMAKPVMVKTVGGKKNNNATPAVQTIEEQSEASSSAPVSRSASTKKQADPAASGFDDSSDEEDEPSGKTAKAKSTEKPPTVAEAPEEQGPFTDRASTHLETNDGPGSNRSSRTPPARVESPFSDANEVR
- a CDS encoding cytochrome c oxidase subunit VIIa (COG:O;~EggNog:ENOG410PT0P;~InterPro:IPR014368;~TransMembrane:1 (o16-36i);~go_function: GO:0004129 - cytochrome-c oxidase activity [Evidence IEA];~go_process: GO:0055114 - oxidation-reduction process [Evidence IEA]); protein product: MASAIPPITGMLRRGLVLDLSTAFGFGTTFGYLWWYGYHLDRVRERDTYYAKLEQERAAQK